From Canis lupus dingo isolate Sandy chromosome 37, ASM325472v2, whole genome shotgun sequence:
GGCCGGGAGCAGCCgccccgggggccggggggggcgggAGCCGCACTCACGTGGGGGATGAGGCGGCAGGAGCGGACGGCGTCGCTGAGGCCCAGCCACTGCTGGTAGTCGGGGTAGTCCCCGCGCCGCAGGAAGTACTGGCCCCCCGCGAAGTTGGGCTGCTCGTAGAGCATCCAGCAGCCGCTGTCCACGCGGATGGAGTTGCAGCGGCTGAAGTAGGGCTGCAGGTTGGGGCAGTCGCTGCTGCACTCGTAGTGCCGGCCCTGGAAGCCGCGGTCCTCGTAGAAGGTGATCTGCAAGGCAAGGAGGGAGAGGCTCGGAGGCCTGGCCccgggctgcgggggcgggggggccgggctggggctggCGGGGCTCACCTTCCCCATGGCGGTGGATGCAGGTCGGCGCGGCCGGCGCGGCTATATAGCAGGAGGCCTGCTGCGTTGGCAGGAACCACACAAAAGGGGCCCGCGGGGCGAGGaggggattttctctctcttttctacatAATgactgtggggggtggggtgggggacttATTGTATGTTTTCTCTTAGACTCTCCAGTGTTTTCGATTTGATGACCCGCGTTAAAACTGTCACTTGGTGCCTCTGGGGCCTTTAGACGAAGCCTATTTAGGACTTTGGAGCTGAGCAAAAGCCCTCACCGAGTTAATAATGGCAATGGAATATTTTAGGTATCTTCTTAAATTGCAAAACGATCTCCTTTTGGGTAAGAGAGCCGGGTAATGACTGAGTCTGAGGTCAGAACGGGCCCAGCTCGAGGCATTTGGATGAGAGCATTTTCTTGGTGTGAGAACCTGGCACATGGGGAAGAGCCTACCTTCTCTGTAGTATGTTTAAAGTAAGATGGGATTTCTGTCCAAGAGGAAGAACCTCTCCATGACCCTCCAGGCTGACAAGTGGGTACAGCAGATGTTGCTAACACTTGAGGAAGGGTGACCAGGAGTTGGGCCCTAAGGAAACCCCGTTTAGGGACGCACCTGCCACCCTGCTGCCTGGAGCCTGGACAGGACCAGGGACATCTCCAGGGCTTCAGCTGGGGCGCCTCTTCCTGCACAGGCAAGGAGACCCTCACTTTTGAAATTCATAGAGGTAACTCACTGGTGGTTCCGTCTCACGCATTAACtttctatttaataattttgcAAACCAGGTGCTAAGATTAGTTCTGGCTGTTGAGAAATACAAGTTAATATGCAAATATAACAAGCTTAAGATCCTACAATCTTACATCTTTCTCTACCCTTCCCAGCTCCAGGCAAGCTGTGGTTGCTCTGGAGTTAAggctctgactccagagcctagAGTCTGCCTTTCTCCCTCAAGACCCTACCTTCATCCCCAGTAGCTCCTGGTGCTCAGCTCTCTTTAGAGCAGTTTCTCAGCCTCACACTATTTTGACATTTTGGATCAAAAAATTCTGTTACAGGGTGGTTGTCCTGTGCACTTaaggatgtttaacagcatctCTGGTGTCAACCCTCCCCTGGTGTTAGTAGCGTTACTCTTctggttgtgacaaccaaaaatgttttcagacattGGAAATGTTTCCTGGGGGAGCAAAATCAACACAGATTGAAAACCACTCCTTAAGAAGAAGCAAGTCCTTCAAAACAACCTGATATGTATGCTCTATTTCATTCCTTAGTTCAGATTGTTGCTACCAGAATCTAAtactaaaaaattgttttcatttcatttgatgcACACACATTTAATAAACCTTattcacattctttcttttaaaaattcttacttttatagaaaatttggaagctatagagaaaaattttaaaccaaaatttaaaagatgaaaaagttctaaagGTCCATTGCACAAAAATGTGCATATAGTTAACACTACTGTACTATGTGGtaaaaatggttaggatggtaaatttactgttatgtgtattttacgaCAGTAAAACCCTCTTAATTTTCACTTCTTTGATATAATACCTTCATCTTTAAGAATTTGTCCAAAGAAGAGTTAAAAGGACATGCAGACATTTAGGTGCATTAATATGTTATCTGACcattgtttataatataaaaaaagatacaaatgaaatgtccaaaatagggcATTAATTAGGTAACTTATAGAACATCTGTTTGATGAGGTGTTAGGCAGCTACCAAAAATCATGTTCTCAaagaatttattgaaatatatggATAATGCTCACcatatgttgtttctttttaagtaagtACATTATACCACTGagaaatattgctgaaagaaagaagatataaataaatataaatacatcttGTGCTTATGGAtcggaagaatcaatattgttcaGATATCCTGCCCAAAGTGATCAacagattcaatgcagtccctatcaaaattccagcaatgttttatataggaataaaaaaaatccctcctaaaattcacatagaaTCTCAAGGGACCCTAAATgcccaaaacaatcttgaaaaaaaaaaaagcagagctggaGAGCTTGAACTTTATGATTTCAAAATGTACTACAAAGCcacagtgatcaaaacagtgtggtattagtGCAGCAATAGATATACAGACCAATGGAAGAGAACAGGAAACCCAGAAACAAGCCCTCAAATATATTgttaactgatttttgacaaggttGGCAAGACCATTCAATAGGAAAATGACCAGCTTTTAAACAAATGATCCTGGGGAAAATgaatatccacatgtaaaagaatgaagttgactCCTaacttacaccatatacaaaaactaaatcaaaatggattcaagacttaaagaactaaaaccataaaactcttagaaggaaacataggggAAAAGTTTCATGACACTaaatttggcagtgatttcttggataaGACAATGAAGCATAGGCAATaggtaaattggacttcatcaaaataaaaactgtgtgACAGAGGAGACTATCAACAGAGTGAAAGGCCATgtaatgtgagaaaatatttgcaaatcatatatttgataaggcgtcggtacataaagaactcctacaacttagCAACAACaggcaaaaagtgaaaaaaaaaaacaatttttaatacaAGAACgggaataaacatttttccaaagaagatatacaaatgggcAATAGTCACATTAAAGaaactcaacatcactaatcattggggaaatgcaatcaaaattacaatgagatactacttcataccTGTAATGATGGCTattatagaaatgtaaaatagaaaataacaagtgttagtgaggatgtggaaaaattagaaatgttgtgcattgctggtgggaatgtgaaatgttgTAGCCACTGTGAAagagccaaaagatggaagcaacccaaatgcccattgaGGGGTGAATAGATGCAAAACATGTGGTATATGCATggaatggaatatgattcagccttaaaaaggaatgatgttATAAATGCCACAACATGGACCAATCTTAagaacatgatgctaagtgaaatgagcccgGCAAGATGGATATcgtacaattccatttatttgaggTACATACAACAGTCAGAGTCATGGAGATAAGAAGTGGAAGGGGCATTGCGGGGGGCTacagggaggtggggatggggacttAGTCTGGAATGagtgcagagtttcagtttgggatgatgacaaagttctggagatgaataGTGCTGATGATTGCACAGCGACATGAATGTGCTTTATGCCACTGAAACGAACACTTAAAGGTTGTtataatggtaaattttatgttatgtatattttaccacaatttaaagcATTTTCCATGAccgataagaaaaaaaaatacattgatgtTAATTTTATCAATACGAACTTCTTGATTTCAATAATTCTACTGAGGTTGTAAGAAAATATTGAAGTGGGTGAATATTAGGGTTTCAAAGGGAATTAAACAGTATTTAAAAGTTTAAGGTACTTATACTTCTTACTTtatgataggaaaaaaatcagtaataaatataattaatgtcttaaatttttttaaattagtaccTTTCCCTTCTTGggcttcctccttctttctctctttatctttctttctttttaaaatttttatttattcattcatgagagacatacagagagaggcagagacataagcagaaagagaagcaggctccctgcagggaacccaatgtgggactcaatcccaagacttgggaatcatgccctgagccaaaggcaggtgctcaaccactgagccactcaggcacccctcccttTATCCCTTGCATTTGATTACCTTATATCACCAAAGCTTACACTCAAGAACCTGATGACATTTCAAGGTCCTCTTTAATTCTGGGGATTTGTGCTGTGGGCACAACTGTGTTTTAGAGATTGTTGGGTGCTCGTCCTCACCCAGTGTTCCTTCTATGCTGCCTCAGTCTTAGCTAGCAGCTCTCCTATGGttaccagggatgcctggctgcTCCAGGACCCTGCAGATGCTAAATATGGTGGGAGACAGACGAAACCTGGGGCCCTAATGACATTGCTGAGCTGCTGAATCAACCATCCCTAAATCCTGTGCTATCCTAGCACTTCCTGTCACATGAGCTAATTTCTGTATTGCTTGCCCATTTGATATGGAGCTTCTGCTACTTCCAGTCTGATGTTTCTGAGATGATGCAGATTTGGCTGAGAGAGTCGGGTGAATTTTGATCAAGCTTTGGAGAAGGAGCTGCTCACCAGGAGGGAAGTTGGGGAAAAGTAATTCAGGGATGGAAAAGATTGTGAGAAAAGGCAAAGAGATGTGAAAATCCTTGGTGTGATGGGAAGACCCAGGCAGGTCAGGAGCATCAGGTTAATAAGAGAGGAAGTAGATGGGCTGGGGCCATAGGTTCTTGTAAGAAGAAATTTTCCCTGTGGACAGTGGAGAAATATCAACGGTTTTTAAGCAGGGCAATGACTTGATCATATCTCTTTGAACCTACATATCGTTCTTCCTTCCTAAAATTCCAGCAATGAGAGCGCAAGACAGAACAGAAAGTAGAAGACTCAATGTAAGCGAATATAGTGCCCTACTTCCCTATAACTTAGTGTATAGTatgctaacacacacacacacacacacacattatacgTATAAGTACAGGGTTATGTAAATAGATTTGACTGTGTGTATGGGATGTGCATAGATATATATAGACAGAATGCAGCTTTGGGTTGTcctatatatttaattcaattcCTGGTTGGTTGTTTGCAATGACCTCATAGTAAGAATCAGTAAGCTAGTGCTGTCATTACTATGACAAGAATCTTCCTGATTCCATGATGGAAAATCGGTGATCTCTGAGCTGTGGGTTCTGGCTTCTGATGCCACTTCTGTTATTGACTGTTTGGCATTAGAATTGGACTTCAGCTTACCTTACATGAAATGAGTTATCTAAGTTATAGATGATCTCCAGGtccaaaatatgttaaatatcatATCACTTCATTGTTTAATAGTGCCTgacttccttccccaccccttcctttctctttccttccccctctttctttcttcttctcctgatTTTTTCCCGCATTTTTTCCATTAGGAATTTCTTTGAATACATACTCAACAATCACCTCAGAAAAAGTCACATATGCTCTGTATTAGCTAGAGATATGAACTACAAATAACAGAACATCCAATTGCAGTGGCATAAATGAATTTGGGGTTATTTTACTCCCATTATAAAAAGTGTGAAGGTAAAACACTGCTGGCATTGCCCTTACTGGTGAATGGACCATCCGGTCTGTTGAGGGCCTGACTAGAAtgaaaaggtggaggaaggacaAGTTAGTTCTCTGCTTAAGCTGAGACATTCATCTTCTCTCTTGCCCTCAGACACCAGAgttcctggttctcaggcctttggactcagactagAGGACACCACCAGCTTTCTTGTTTCTTCAGCTTGCAGGTCATGGGACTTCTCAGACTCCATTAGTGAGGTAATACTTCTCATAAATCTCCTCATATTATccatatatatcctattggtttgGTTCTCTTGTGAGCCCTGGCGGGTAGACATTGGCTCAGGGGCTTGACTACATCAAGGCCAGCGTTTCTGAAACTGGCAGTTCCTTCACACATGTCACCTCTTGGGTATAAGATGCCCAAAAGAGGAGGGGATTATGGCACCAGGGGCAGCAACTCCTTTTCATCAGGAAAGCAATTGTTTTTCTGGCAccatctcttctctctccccatcagCATTCGGCCACTTAGGTTTCCATGTCCAGGGAGTGTCAAGTGACAGCCTCAGCATCAAGAGAGTCTGCCAGAGATTTGTGAACTCAACTTTTACCTACAGCTTAGGGGATTCAAAAACCTTTTGAGGCCCATCGTGGTatccttgttttaaaatgtgggtCACACTATTTCTGAACCTCAGCTTCAGATCCTCACCGctcagaaaaaaactgaaatctaaacagatttttaagatttctttgagagagagacagaaagagagtgtaAACAAacaggggggcggggcagagggagagggagaggcaggctgcctgctgaacaggaagcgcAATGATGTCTAGGACTCCGAGATCATAACccaagcaaaaggcagacacttaaccaactgatccacccaagtGCCTCAAATCTAAACAGATTTTTAATAATCTTGTTTGAAGCAACATCTTGTTTAAATACCAGAGGGTCAAATGAGATTATGTATCATAAAAGTGTTTCACAAGCTATTAAGTTCTACTGAATATGAAGGCATATTTTTATTGTGAGAGACGTGTTTTATTTCGTATGGATCACACATCTTGGTTTCCACTTGTGTTGTGTGGgtttgtgtatctgtgtgtgaaaatgaaagaataaaataagaggacAGGGACGcgtggatggctcggtggttgaacatctgcctttggcttaggtcatgatcccagagtcctgggatcaagttctgtagtgggctccccgcagggagcctgcttctccctctgcctatgtctgtgcttctctctgtgtgtctctcgtgtataaataaaatctttaaaaaagaaagaaaaagaggcgGACCAAGAAAAATACAAGCAAACCAATGCCAGGAacacactgaaaatattttattagtttccagATTGAGAAATGATGAAGAACCTATTTCAGTAGTAATCCATGACTCTCCTCAAAGAGCCCACCCGGGCACTTGTGCCTCCCCAGTCATGGTAGCGCCTGTAGTCCCCTGGCCTCAGCAGGTATTGCCGCCCCCGGTAGTTGGGCAGCTCATAGAGGACCCAAGAACCCTCCAGCACATGCAGGGAGTAAATCTCATTGAAGTGGAAGCGGTCCTGAAGAGAGGAGCAGTCCTCCGTGAACTCCATCATCTGGCCTCTATAATCTTCCCTCTCATAGAGTCTGATCCTGTGAGAGCCAGCCTGGCCCATCCAGAGATGGAAAGAGGGGGAAAGCAAAGCATGAAATGGTTGCAACACTTTCATGCAGTCCAGCTCAAgctattttgaaatatatggCAAGCCTTAAGTAATTGCCTTAAGTAAttctcaatatttatatattccctATTTTCAAAGCTCGAGATTCAGT
This genomic window contains:
- the LOC112656797 gene encoding gamma-crystallin D, which produces MGKITFYEDRGFQGHHYECSSDHSNLQPYFSRCNSVRVDSGCWMLYEQPNYTGGQYFLRCGDYPDYQQWLGLSDSVRSCRLIPHAGSHRIRLYEREDYRGQMMEFTEDCSSLQDRFHFNEIYSLHVLEGSWVLYELPNYRGRQYLLRPGDYRRYHDWGGTSARVGSLRRVMDYY